The genomic window GGCAGGAAAATAAAAGAAAACGATTTAAAAATCGTCGAGGGAATTGGTCCTAAAATAGAGGCTTTGTTAAATAATTCCGGAATAAATTCTTGGTATGATTTATCTGAGGCATCAATAGAAAAATTAAAATCTATTTTAGATGCCGGAGGAGAAAATTATGCCATACACAATCCGAGCACTTGGCCAAAGCAGGCGTTATTGGCTTATCAAGGAAAATGGCAAGAATTGAAAGACTGGCAGCAGAATCTTTTAGGCGGGAAAGAGTGAAATTAGGTTTAAAGGTTCAGAGTTACAAAGGTACAAAGGTTTATTTCTTTGTGCCTTTTAACTTTTTTCTATAAAGAAAGAGTGAAATTAGGCTCAAAGGAACAAAGTTGCAAAGGTACAGAGGATGAAAACTTTCCAACTTTGCCGCTTTGAACCTTTCTAAAGATTTTCTAAAAAAGAAGATTGCCATTCTTTAGTGGTATTGTACCACAACTGACCGTTTTTAACTTCAAGCGGACAATCTATATTATTAGTATATAATGCTCCTGTTCCTAAACCTTGCGGCATTTTTGAATTCTGAGTAAATGTCCATTGTGCAATGGCATTAAGTCCAATATTGCTTTCTAACGCCGAAGTAATCCACCAGCCGATATTATATTTATCTGCCAATGAAATCCATTCTTGCGTACCTTTAAATCCGCCGATAAAACTTGGTTTTAAAATAATGTACTGAGGTTTGATTTCTTGCAGTAATTTTTCTTTTTCTTCAAATGAAAATATACCAATAAGTTCCTCATCTAAAGCTATGGGAAACGGCGTTTCTTTGCAGAGCTTTTTCATTTCGACAATGTTACCTTTTTTAATTGGCTGCTCAATACTATGAAGCTGAAATTTTTTTAATTGATTGAGTTTATCTAAAGCTTCTATAGAACTAAAAGCTCCGTTAGCATCAACGCGAATTTCAATTTCTTCAGGAGAAAAATGACTTCTAATAAATTGCAATAATTCTAATTCTTTTTCAAAATCAATTGCTCCTATTTTTAATTTAATGCAATTAAAACCATCGGCTAATTTTTCTTCAATTTGCTGCTTCATAAAAGAAGATTCTCCCATCCAGACTAATCCGTTTATTGTAATAGAACTTTTGTTACGCGTAAAATCTGATGGAAATAAAATGTATGGATTTTCACTTTTTAAGGATTGAAATGCCATTTCTATTCCGAATTGGATAGATGGAAATTCTAGCAATGCTTCCCAAAGTTTATTCTCTCCTAAATGAATATTTTCGCATGCCCATTTCAGTTTTTCTTCATAATCATCACGATCATCAGCACTCAAGCCTCGAAGAATTCCGCACTCACCTATTCCTTTTTTTCCATTTTCTTCCAAAATTATAAACCAGGTTTCTTTTTCGGTCATAATACCTCTCGAAGTTCCTGAAGGTCTTTTAAAATCTAATAAATATTTGTGGTAAGAAGCTTTCAAATGAATTGTATTTATCTTAATTATAAAGTTTTAGCACTTTTTCAAAATCCTTAGACGGCAGTCCGGCTTTTTCAAAAGCAGCAAAATCGAGCTTAGTTTTGGCAACCCAGCTAAGGCTGTCAGTTACATTTTGAGTTTGGTATTTTTTATAAATAGCTTTTGCCTCACTATATTCATTTGTAATTAAGTAAGTGTGTGCCAAGTTTAATTTTACCAATAGTTCTGTGTCGTCCAGCTTTTCACCTTCCTGAAGTGCTTTTAAAGCTTTTGCATATTGTTTGGTCAAAATATAGCAGTAACCTAAAGAACTGTAATCTAATGCAGTTGCCTTTCCTTCGCTGATTATTGTATTTAATTTCGGAATTGCTTCATTATATTTTTGCAGTTTTATTAACGAAGACGCTTGTATTCTTAAATCGTTAAAGACATTTTTAGAAATATCTGCATCTTTATAACATGCACTTCCAAAATCTTTATAAACCTTTGTTTTTTCAACTGCCAATAA from Flavobacterium fluviale includes these protein-coding regions:
- a CDS encoding o-succinylbenzoate synthase encodes the protein MKASYHKYLLDFKRPSGTSRGIMTEKETWFIILEENGKKGIGECGILRGLSADDRDDYEEKLKWACENIHLGENKLWEALLEFPSIQFGIEMAFQSLKSENPYILFPSDFTRNKSSITINGLVWMGESSFMKQQIEEKLADGFNCIKLKIGAIDFEKELELLQFIRSHFSPEEIEIRVDANGAFSSIEALDKLNQLKKFQLHSIEQPIKKGNIVEMKKLCKETPFPIALDEELIGIFSFEEKEKLLQEIKPQYIILKPSFIGGFKGTQEWISLADKYNIGWWITSALESNIGLNAIAQWTFTQNSKMPQGLGTGALYTNNIDCPLEVKNGQLWYNTTKEWQSSFLENL